One window of Flavobacterium dauae genomic DNA carries:
- the metH gene encoding methionine synthase codes for METLCKKTSISEIIKHRTLVLDGAMGTMLQAYQFSEEDFRGTQFQDFQHPLKGNNDLLSITQPEAVKEVHRKYLQAGADIVETNTFSSTTIGMADYYLEDYVYQLNYQSAKIAREVCDEFDIITPDKPRFVAGSIGPTNRTASMSPDVNNPGYRVITFEDLRVAYKQQVEALIDGGCDLLLVETIFDTLNAKAALFAIEEVKIERNIDIPIMVSGTITDASGRTLSGQTVDAFLISISHIPLLSIGFNCALGAEQLKPYLKQLAQHTSVNISAHPNAGLPNAFGEYDQSPEEMQQLIADFLKEDLVQIIGGCCGTNPDHIRLITDAVTQYNALRNNVAVNEIKPQPILTLSGLEPLFVTKESNFINIGERTNVTGSRKFLRLIKEEKFNEALDIARLQVENGAQIIDINMDEGMLDGKQAMVNFLNLIASEPDIARVPIMIDSSKWEIIEAGLQTIQGKGVVNSISLKEGEELFIHHANLIKRYGAAVVVMAFDEAGQADTYQRRIDICKRSYDILVHQVGFPPQDIIFDPNIFPVATGMEEHNNNALDFFLATKWIRENLPYANVSGGVSNVSFSFRGNDRVREAMHAAFLYHAVQHGMNMGIVNPELLEIYDEVNPELLVFVEDVLLNRRNDATERLLDFAEHLKSETKFKEEKVLEWRSHALQERITHALVKGIEEFINDDVEEARQIVDRPIQVIEQHLMNGMNIVGDLFGSGKMFLPQVVKSARVMKKAVAYLLPFIEEEKLKNGVTNNSSAGKVLMATVRGDVHDIGKNIVAVVLACNNFEIIDLGVMVPPEKIIETAIKEQVDVIGLSGLITPSLDEMVYLAKELEKIGVKIPVMIGGATTSRAHTAVKIAPEYTQTVVHVNDASRAVTVINNLLQPDKNKIYKEDIRAEYEKLRHDFLSRARDKKYLSIADARKNKYKIDWDSQQIVKPNFLGKKQVGVELSELVPYIDWTPFFRSWQLFGKYPEILTDDIVGEQATILFAEAQEMLKKIISEKWFEAKGIIGIYKANQVNDDDVELIDENDKAIATLLTLRQQAHKSGSVPNIALADFIAPKSSGINDYVGLFCVSTGFGVDEKAKDYENAQDDYNSIMVKALGDRLAEAFAEYLHEKVRKEIWGYSVSEQLTNDDLIKESYEGIRPAPGYPACPDHLEKNTIWDVLNVADEIGVTLTESLAMWPASSVSGYYFGNKEAKYFGVGKIKNDQVEDYARRRNISFEEAAKWLAPNINE; via the coding sequence ATGGAAACGCTCTGTAAAAAAACATCTATTTCAGAAATTATTAAGCACCGAACGTTGGTACTTGATGGCGCTATGGGAACTATGTTGCAGGCATATCAGTTTTCCGAAGAAGATTTTCGCGGCACACAGTTTCAAGATTTTCAACATCCGTTAAAAGGCAACAACGATTTACTTTCGATCACGCAACCAGAAGCAGTTAAAGAAGTCCATAGAAAATATTTGCAGGCTGGTGCCGACATAGTAGAAACCAACACATTTTCTTCTACAACCATTGGTATGGCTGATTATTATCTGGAAGATTATGTGTATCAGTTGAATTATCAGTCGGCTAAAATTGCCCGAGAAGTTTGTGACGAGTTCGATATTATTACTCCCGATAAACCGCGATTTGTCGCAGGATCTATTGGTCCTACGAATCGTACAGCATCTATGAGTCCCGATGTGAACAATCCCGGTTATCGTGTCATTACGTTCGAAGATTTGCGTGTAGCTTACAAACAGCAGGTTGAAGCGTTGATTGACGGTGGTTGCGATTTGCTTTTGGTGGAAACTATTTTTGATACGTTGAATGCAAAAGCGGCTTTATTTGCGATTGAAGAAGTAAAAATCGAACGTAATATCGATATTCCAATCATGGTTTCTGGTACGATTACCGATGCTTCTGGTAGAACATTATCCGGGCAAACAGTTGATGCTTTTTTAATTTCGATTTCGCATATTCCACTGTTAAGTATTGGTTTCAACTGTGCTTTGGGAGCCGAACAGTTAAAACCTTATTTAAAGCAATTGGCACAGCATACATCGGTAAATATTTCGGCGCATCCGAATGCCGGTTTGCCGAATGCTTTTGGCGAATACGATCAGTCGCCCGAAGAAATGCAACAGTTAATTGCCGATTTTTTAAAGGAAGATCTCGTACAGATTATTGGTGGCTGCTGTGGAACAAACCCAGATCATATCCGTTTAATTACCGATGCCGTTACACAATACAACGCTTTAAGAAACAATGTGGCGGTTAATGAAATAAAACCGCAGCCCATTTTAACGCTTTCGGGTTTAGAACCGCTTTTTGTTACAAAAGAATCGAATTTTATCAATATTGGAGAACGTACTAACGTAACCGGTTCTCGAAAATTCCTTCGATTGATTAAAGAAGAAAAGTTTAATGAAGCTTTAGATATTGCCCGATTACAAGTTGAAAACGGTGCGCAGATCATCGACATCAACATGGACGAAGGCATGTTAGACGGTAAACAAGCAATGGTTAATTTTTTAAACCTGATCGCTTCTGAACCTGATATTGCCCGAGTTCCAATAATGATTGACAGTTCTAAATGGGAAATCATCGAAGCCGGCTTGCAGACTATTCAAGGTAAGGGCGTTGTAAATTCCATCAGTTTAAAAGAAGGCGAAGAACTTTTTATTCATCATGCCAATTTAATTAAACGTTATGGCGCAGCGGTTGTGGTAATGGCGTTTGATGAAGCTGGTCAGGCTGATACCTATCAAAGGCGAATTGATATCTGTAAAAGATCGTATGATATTCTGGTTCATCAAGTTGGTTTTCCTCCGCAAGATATTATTTTCGATCCAAATATATTCCCAGTAGCTACAGGAATGGAAGAGCACAACAACAATGCACTCGATTTCTTCTTGGCAACAAAATGGATTCGTGAAAACCTGCCGTATGCAAATGTTTCGGGTGGTGTAAGTAATGTTTCGTTTTCTTTTCGTGGGAACGATCGTGTGCGCGAAGCTATGCATGCGGCTTTTTTGTATCACGCCGTTCAACATGGTATGAACATGGGAATTGTAAATCCTGAATTGTTAGAAATTTACGATGAAGTTAACCCGGAATTGCTTGTTTTTGTTGAAGATGTGCTGTTAAACCGACGAAACGATGCTACCGAACGATTGCTTGATTTTGCCGAACATTTAAAAAGCGAAACCAAATTTAAAGAAGAAAAAGTTCTAGAATGGCGGTCGCACGCTTTGCAAGAGCGTATCACGCATGCCTTGGTTAAAGGAATTGAAGAATTTATTAATGACGATGTAGAGGAAGCCCGACAAATCGTTGACCGACCAATTCAGGTGATTGAACAGCACTTAATGAACGGAATGAACATTGTGGGCGATTTGTTTGGCTCGGGAAAAATGTTTTTGCCGCAGGTTGTAAAATCGGCTCGAGTAATGAAAAAAGCAGTGGCTTATCTGCTGCCTTTTATCGAAGAGGAAAAATTGAAAAACGGAGTTACAAATAATTCATCGGCTGGTAAAGTTTTAATGGCAACCGTTCGTGGCGATGTGCACGATATTGGTAAAAATATTGTTGCAGTGGTTTTGGCTTGTAACAATTTCGAAATTATAGATTTAGGTGTGATGGTTCCGCCCGAAAAAATTATCGAAACAGCTATTAAAGAACAAGTTGATGTAATTGGTTTAAGCGGATTAATTACTCCATCGTTAGACGAAATGGTTTATTTAGCTAAAGAATTAGAAAAAATTGGAGTTAAAATTCCGGTAATGATTGGTGGAGCCACAACATCGCGTGCGCATACCGCCGTAAAAATTGCACCGGAATATACGCAAACTGTTGTTCATGTGAACGATGCATCGCGTGCGGTAACAGTGATTAACAATTTATTGCAACCCGATAAAAACAAAATTTATAAAGAAGACATTCGGGCGGAATATGAAAAATTACGACACGATTTCTTAAGCAGAGCACGTGACAAAAAATATTTATCTATTGCCGATGCCCGTAAGAATAAATACAAAATAGATTGGGATTCGCAGCAAATTGTAAAACCTAATTTTCTTGGTAAAAAGCAGGTTGGCGTAGAATTATCGGAATTGGTTCCATATATAGATTGGACACCTTTTTTTAGATCTTGGCAGTTGTTTGGAAAATATCCTGAGATTTTAACCGATGATATTGTGGGCGAACAAGCAACGATTTTGTTTGCCGAAGCACAGGAAATGTTGAAAAAAATTATTTCAGAAAAATGGTTTGAAGCCAAAGGGATTATCGGGATTTACAAAGCCAACCAGGTGAATGATGATGATGTTGAATTGATAGATGAAAATGATAAAGCCATCGCTACATTGCTAACTCTTCGTCAGCAGGCTCATAAATCGGGCAGTGTACCAAATATTGCCTTGGCAGATTTTATCGCACCAAAATCATCAGGAATAAACGATTATGTCGGTTTGTTTTGTGTAAGTACCGGTTTTGGTGTTGATGAAAAAGCAAAAGATTATGAAAACGCTCAAGACGATTACAACTCTATTATGGTTAAAGCATTGGGAGATCGTTTGGCTGAAGCTTTTGCGGAATATCTGCACGAAAAAGTCCGTAAAGAAATTTGGGGTTATTCGGTTTCGGAACAATTAACCAATGACGATTTAATTAAAGAATCGTACGAAGGTATTCGCCCGGCGCCTGGTTATCCGGCTTGTCCCGATCATTTGGAGAAAAATACGATTTGGGATGTTTTAAATGTTGCCGATGAAATTGGTGTAACATTAACCGAAAGTTTGGCAATGTGGCCGGCATCATCGGTTTCGGGATATTATTTTGGAAATAAAGAAGCGAAATATTTTGGCGTAGGGAAAATTAAAAACGATCAGGTGGAAGATTATGCCCGCAGACGAAACATCAGTTTTGAGGAAGCTGCCAAATGGCTTGCCCCAAATATTAATGAATAA
- the metF gene encoding methylenetetrahydrofolate reductase [NAD(P)H], whose amino-acid sequence MKVTEHIQNADEKALFSFEILPPLKGQNIQCIFDTIDPLMEFNPPFIDVTYHREEYTYKDVGNGLLEKKIVKKRPGTVGICAAIQNKYKVDAVPHILCGGFTKEDTENFLIDLDFLGIDNVVALRGDAVKSEIYFKAEKNGHRYASELVTQISELNNGIYLDDELENSHTTNFCIGVGAYPEKHMEAPNFDTDLQFLKQKIDKGADYIVTQMFFDNSKFFDFVAKCRKAGINVPIIPGLKPLTTKSQLNMIPHRFKVDLPDALVIEILKAKDNEAVKQIGIEWCIQQSKEIITAGIPIVHYYSMGKSDTVKRVAKEVF is encoded by the coding sequence ATGAAAGTTACCGAACATATACAGAATGCCGACGAAAAAGCATTGTTTTCGTTTGAGATTTTACCGCCTTTGAAAGGGCAGAATATTCAATGTATTTTTGACACGATTGATCCGTTAATGGAATTTAATCCGCCGTTTATTGATGTTACTTACCATCGTGAGGAATACACTTACAAAGATGTTGGAAATGGTTTGTTGGAGAAAAAAATCGTAAAAAAACGTCCGGGAACGGTTGGAATTTGTGCTGCCATTCAGAACAAATACAAGGTTGATGCCGTACCGCATATTTTGTGTGGCGGGTTTACGAAAGAAGATACCGAGAATTTTTTGATTGATTTGGATTTTTTAGGAATTGACAACGTGGTTGCTTTGCGAGGCGATGCGGTTAAAAGCGAGATTTATTTTAAGGCTGAAAAAAACGGACACAGATATGCTTCGGAACTGGTAACGCAAATTTCGGAACTGAACAACGGAATTTATTTAGATGATGAATTAGAAAATTCACACACGACCAATTTTTGCATAGGTGTTGGTGCGTATCCGGAAAAGCATATGGAAGCTCCGAATTTTGATACCGATTTGCAATTTTTAAAGCAAAAAATTGATAAAGGTGCCGACTATATTGTTACGCAAATGTTTTTTGATAACTCAAAATTTTTTGATTTTGTGGCAAAATGCAGAAAAGCAGGTATTAACGTGCCAATTATTCCGGGATTGAAACCGCTAACAACTAAAAGTCAGTTAAATATGATTCCGCATCGTTTTAAAGTGGATTTGCCAGATGCCTTGGTTATTGAAATTTTAAAGGCAAAAGACAACGAAGCCGTGAAACAAATTGGCATTGAATGGTGTATTCAGCAAAGTAAAGAAATCATTACAGCGGGAATTCCTATTGTGCATTATTATTCTATGGGAAAATCGGATACGGTTAAAAGGGTTGCGAAAGAGGTTTTTTAA
- a CDS encoding PA0069 family radical SAM protein: MKKEFTKGQGAITNIHNRFFKQRYETSIYQDDYEEKIAKTRILEVFPKTIVNKVKGNSLPFLYSMNPYQGCEHGCAYCYARPTHQYWGFSAGVDFERIILVKKNAPELLEQHFKKKGYLPAVISLSGNTDCYQPIERKLGITRNLLQVCLDYRHPVSIITKNALVIRDLDLLKDLADKNLVNVSLSIPTINEDLRRVLEPRTSSVKTKLKALETLSLKGIPTHVMVAPIIPGINSTEILPILKTIAENGANSFGYTLVGLNDEVEPVFKDWLETHYPDRKEKVLNQIASLHKGNLAEKNIAKRNAGNGNFADMIHNTFDIGRKKFFSQSKFPALSTDLFDGTKGEQLRLF; this comes from the coding sequence ATGAAAAAGGAATTTACTAAAGGTCAGGGAGCCATAACAAATATTCACAACCGTTTTTTTAAACAACGGTATGAAACATCTATTTATCAAGATGATTACGAAGAGAAAATTGCTAAGACTCGAATTTTAGAAGTTTTCCCAAAAACCATTGTCAATAAGGTAAAAGGAAACAGTTTACCTTTTCTGTATTCTATGAATCCATACCAAGGTTGCGAACACGGTTGTGCCTATTGTTATGCCCGACCAACCCATCAATATTGGGGATTTAGCGCCGGTGTAGATTTTGAACGAATTATTTTGGTAAAGAAAAACGCTCCGGAACTTTTAGAACAACATTTTAAAAAGAAAGGTTACTTGCCAGCTGTGATTTCGCTTTCAGGAAACACCGATTGTTATCAGCCTATTGAACGTAAACTGGGAATTACCCGCAACTTATTACAGGTTTGTTTAGATTACCGCCACCCGGTGAGCATCATTACAAAAAATGCGTTGGTAATTCGTGATTTAGATTTATTGAAAGATTTAGCCGATAAAAATTTAGTAAATGTATCGTTAAGTATCCCAACCATAAACGAAGATTTACGCCGAGTTTTAGAACCCAGAACATCATCGGTAAAAACAAAATTAAAAGCTTTAGAAACACTATCGCTTAAAGGCATTCCAACACACGTAATGGTTGCACCCATTATTCCGGGAATCAACAGCACAGAAATTTTACCTATTTTAAAAACAATTGCAGAAAACGGAGCGAATTCCTTCGGATATACTTTAGTAGGATTGAACGATGAAGTGGAACCTGTTTTTAAAGATTGGCTGGAAACGCATTATCCCGATCGAAAAGAAAAAGTTTTAAACCAAATAGCATCGTTGCATAAAGGAAATCTAGCAGAAAAGAATATTGCCAAACGAAATGCAGGAAACGGAAATTTTGCCGATATGATTCACAACACATTCGATATTGGAAGAAAGAAATTTTTCAGTCAATCTAAATTTCCTGCGTTATCAACCGATTTGTTTGATGGAACCAAAGGCGAACAGTTGCGTTTATTTTAA